One region of Peptococcaceae bacterium 1198_IL3148 genomic DNA includes:
- a CDS encoding MBL fold metallo-hydrolase, with product MINFTPYASSSKANMYTVDDGKTKLLIEMGLPIKEIKRELGFGLSEISFALLTHSHNDHCKAAKDIIKAGIDVYTSQGTIDALGLSGHRVHAVESKKQFKVGSWTVLPLESQHDAPEPLCFLLANSAGEKLLFATDTYYLRYKFVGLNVIAIECNYSLDILRANVDSGTVPLTLKNRLLNSHFSLDNVKEFLKANDLSKVQEIWLLHLSDGNSDAERFKREIQELTGKVVFVAGE from the coding sequence ATGATCAACTTCACTCCATATGCAAGCAGTAGCAAGGCTAATATGTATACGGTTGATGATGGGAAAACAAAGCTTTTGATTGAAATGGGCCTGCCAATTAAGGAGATAAAGAGAGAGCTCGGTTTTGGACTATCAGAAATATCTTTTGCCTTACTTACCCACAGCCACAATGACCATTGTAAAGCAGCCAAGGACATAATTAAGGCCGGGATAGACGTGTATACATCCCAGGGCACAATAGATGCCCTGGGATTATCCGGACACCGAGTTCATGCGGTGGAAAGTAAAAAACAATTTAAAGTCGGAAGTTGGACAGTGTTGCCTCTTGAATCGCAACACGATGCCCCAGAACCACTTTGCTTTCTCTTAGCAAACTCAGCAGGCGAGAAACTTTTATTTGCTACGGACACTTATTACTTAAGATATAAATTTGTTGGATTAAACGTTATTGCTATCGAATGCAACTATTCACTAGATATTCTCAGAGCAAACGTAGATAGTGGCACAGTTCCGCTAACGCTAAAAAACAGATTATTAAACAGCCATTTTAGTTTGGACAACGTTAAAGAGTTTCTAAAAGCCAATGACCTAAGCAAAGTACAGGAAATATGGTTATTGCACTTGAGTGATGGAAATAGTGATGCGGAACGGTTTAAGCGTGAAATACAAGAGCTTACTGGCAAGGTGGTGTTTGTGGCCGGTGAGTAA
- the terS gene encoding phage terminase small subunit, producing the protein MGGRPKNPNRQKAKQIWLNHKGKITNRQIAEMLGEKEKTISAWKCRDKWSAVLQNENCSTTDKKCSTTKKKIGAPYGNKNALGNKGGGAPKGNQNAKGHGPPKGSMNALKHGFFRKIFPDDEETMAIVGEIMEKTPLDVLWEQIVIQYTAIARAQKIMYVTNKQEMIKELKKVKSQLDFNPRYNPEEPDSEPFEETYCEEEWEFQFAWDRQATFLTAQSRAMKTLEGLITKYEELVEKYELKGLVVEEHRLRVEKLRAEIKKIGNKEQQVRVIIEDDVRE; encoded by the coding sequence GTGGGAGGCAGGCCCAAGAATCCTAACCGACAAAAAGCCAAACAAATATGGCTTAATCATAAAGGTAAAATAACCAACCGGCAGATTGCAGAGATGTTGGGCGAGAAAGAAAAGACGATCTCTGCATGGAAGTGCCGCGATAAATGGAGTGCAGTACTACAAAATGAGAACTGTAGTACTACAGATAAAAAGTGTAGTACTACAAAAAAGAAAATCGGCGCCCCGTACGGCAACAAAAATGCTTTAGGCAATAAAGGCGGTGGCGCACCTAAGGGTAACCAGAACGCCAAAGGCCATGGACCACCAAAGGGTAGTATGAACGCATTAAAGCATGGTTTCTTCCGGAAGATATTTCCCGATGATGAAGAAACCATGGCCATTGTTGGAGAAATCATGGAGAAAACTCCTTTAGATGTGCTTTGGGAGCAGATTGTCATTCAGTACACTGCAATTGCCAGGGCCCAGAAGATTATGTATGTGACAAATAAGCAGGAAATGATCAAGGAACTTAAAAAGGTTAAAAGTCAGCTAGATTTTAATCCCAGATACAATCCTGAGGAACCGGATAGCGAGCCATTTGAAGAGACTTACTGCGAAGAAGAATGGGAATTCCAGTTCGCGTGGGATCGTCAGGCTACTTTTTTAACTGCCCAGTCTAGGGCCATGAAGACACTGGAAGGGCTCATTACAAAGTATGAGGAATTGGTTGAAAAGTATGAGCTCAAAGGGTTAGTTGTTGAAGAGCATAGGTTGCGGGTTGAGAAACTAAGGGCTGAAATTAAGAAGATTGGTAATAAAGAGCAGCAGGTGCGAGTAATCATTGAGGATGATGTTCGTGAGTAG
- a CDS encoding AAA family ATPase — MKLLQLVLNNFKGIRHFVLDTQGGNVDVFGDNATGKTTLFDAFLWLLFDKDSQNKKDFDIKTLDDSGQPYHGLDHEVEAIFDINGKQLTLRKVYAEKWTKKRGSATREFAGHTTDYYIDGVPTGTKKEFVDKVAEIANEDIFKLLTNPSYFNTQLHWQERRKILLEVCGDVSDADVIASDKSLAELPGILQGRKLEDHRKVIVARRAEINKELERIPVRIDEVQRNLPDISTIIPEALVDDMEKLRAERQQKEQELSRIESGGEIAEKRLQLRVVESELVQLKNQHRSQVDEILGEKQRKLSTLKGQIYEFNNAISRLARQKENCLADIARLEDENARSRDYWFVVNERKFEFEQSDTCPTCGQSLPQEKLDAAREKALAKFNLDKATELEAISADGKKNNARIVELQKEVTELDKKIDTVTTDIANTEKLVSDLQKEIDALLASIKNIEETPAYAEKIQQKETLEQAITTLQEDNTEAISKVKQEIKVIDDAIAAIEESIAKVKQHEQGNKRIEELKEQERALASEFERLEQELYLTEQFIRSKVSLLEEKINNCFKLARFKLFETQINGGVVECCETMYQGVPYSSLNNAARINVGLDIINTLSAHYNFTAPIFIDNAEAVTKLIETKGQVINLIVSEADKKLRVEYKTAMKEAV; from the coding sequence ACACTTTGTTTTAGATACACAGGGCGGCAACGTTGACGTTTTTGGTGACAATGCTACCGGTAAAACAACTTTATTTGACGCTTTCTTATGGCTGCTGTTTGACAAAGATAGTCAGAATAAAAAAGACTTCGATATCAAAACATTGGATGATAGCGGCCAACCATATCATGGTTTGGACCATGAGGTTGAAGCAATATTTGATATCAATGGCAAGCAGTTAACCCTTCGTAAGGTCTACGCTGAAAAATGGACTAAAAAGCGCGGTTCTGCAACACGTGAATTCGCTGGACACACCACAGATTATTACATCGATGGGGTGCCAACGGGAACCAAGAAAGAATTCGTTGATAAGGTGGCTGAGATTGCTAACGAGGACATTTTTAAACTACTCACTAACCCATCCTATTTTAATACCCAACTACATTGGCAGGAACGCCGTAAAATCCTCCTGGAAGTTTGCGGGGATGTATCAGATGCTGATGTTATCGCCAGCGACAAGTCCCTGGCAGAACTCCCGGGAATCCTCCAAGGCCGGAAGCTAGAAGACCATCGCAAGGTTATAGTAGCTCGCAGGGCTGAAATAAATAAGGAACTGGAACGCATACCGGTACGCATCGATGAAGTTCAGCGGAACTTACCGGACATAAGCACTATAATTCCTGAGGCGCTAGTAGATGACATGGAAAAACTTAGAGCTGAACGGCAACAAAAAGAACAAGAGCTCTCCCGCATTGAATCAGGTGGAGAAATTGCAGAAAAGCGCCTGCAACTACGGGTGGTTGAATCAGAACTGGTTCAATTAAAAAACCAACACCGGTCCCAAGTGGATGAAATATTGGGAGAAAAGCAGCGTAAGCTTAGCACCTTGAAAGGGCAGATTTATGAATTTAATAATGCAATTAGCAGGCTGGCAAGACAAAAAGAAAATTGTTTGGCAGACATTGCTCGGTTAGAGGACGAGAATGCTAGGTCTCGTGACTACTGGTTTGTTGTTAATGAACGGAAGTTTGAGTTTGAGCAGAGCGATACCTGCCCCACCTGTGGCCAATCATTGCCACAAGAAAAACTGGATGCAGCACGCGAGAAAGCACTGGCTAAGTTTAACTTGGATAAAGCGACCGAGCTGGAGGCTATTTCGGCTGATGGTAAAAAGAATAATGCTCGCATAGTGGAGCTACAAAAAGAAGTAACTGAGTTAGACAAAAAAATTGACACGGTTACCACAGATATTGCAAACACCGAGAAGCTGGTGAGCGACCTGCAGAAAGAAATAGATGCACTGCTAGCTAGTATTAAAAATATCGAAGAAACCCCAGCTTATGCTGAAAAGATACAACAGAAGGAAACTTTAGAACAAGCTATTACAACTCTGCAGGAAGATAACACTGAAGCTATTTCCAAGGTTAAGCAGGAAATAAAAGTGATAGATGATGCTATTGCCGCTATTGAAGAATCGATTGCCAAGGTTAAACAGCACGAACAGGGTAATAAGCGGATTGAGGAATTGAAGGAACAAGAACGGGCGCTGGCCAGTGAGTTTGAACGGTTAGAGCAGGAACTATACCTCACAGAACAGTTTATCCGTTCAAAAGTTAGCCTGCTGGAAGAAAAGATCAACAATTGCTTTAAGCTTGCCAGATTTAAACTCTTTGAAACACAGATTAATGGTGGTGTAGTTGAATGTTGCGAAACTATGTATCAAGGGGTACCGTACTCAAGCTTAAACAATGCGGCCCGCATAAATGTGGGGCTCGATATTATAAACACGCTGTCAGCCCATTACAACTTCACAGCTCCAATATTTATCGATAATGCTGAGGCTGTGACTAAGCTTATTGAGACCAAAGGACAGGTTATTAACTTGATAGTAAGTGAGGCGGACAAGAAACTTCGCGTAGAATATAAAACCGCCATGAAGGAGGCAGTTTAA
- a CDS encoding DUF1064 domain-containing protein — protein MTRISRKEARKLGISLPQLKKSKYGSRKVEVDGITFDSKKEANKYCELKMLKAAGKIAGFNLQPEFELQPGYHDKNGKWIKPIKYRADFEVFYPDGRVVVIDTKGFKTKEYLLKKKMLLYRYLNLEFVEE, from the coding sequence ATGACGCGGATTAGCAGAAAAGAGGCTAGAAAGTTAGGTATTAGCCTCCCGCAACTGAAAAAATCAAAGTACGGATCGCGTAAGGTAGAGGTTGATGGCATCACCTTTGATAGCAAGAAAGAAGCTAACAAGTACTGTGAGCTAAAGATGCTTAAGGCGGCTGGGAAAATTGCAGGCTTTAACTTACAACCAGAGTTCGAGCTTCAACCGGGGTACCACGATAAAAATGGTAAGTGGATAAAGCCGATTAAGTACAGGGCTGATTTTGAGGTGTTTTACCCGGACGGCCGGGTAGTTGTGATCGACACGAAGGGATTTAAGACTAAAGAGTATTTGCTAAAAAAGAAAATGCTGCTATATCGGTACCTAAACTTAGAGTTTGTCGAGGAGTGA
- a CDS encoding phage portal protein, producing the protein MAGYFPFQGIETETERLNTIISNGAKTALSEIRVLEKEIQKFKQSEKLKWMKIGIDYYNGDQDIMKRERKVIGKGGRLERVDNLPNNRVLDNQYAKLVDQKVNYQLGQPLTIETDNETYLKLLQEVFNKRFHRTLRNIGEDALNSGISYLHPYYNEDGEFTFRHFKSYEILPFWRDSAHTELDAFVHLYSINMYEGETEVKREYADLYSKDGITSYVWFNGRLVPDVEKAPSPYLIAVDDEGKEYSMNWKRIPLIPFKFNSKEQPLIKRVKSLQDGINTMLSDFQNNMQEDARSTIIVLHNYDGQDLGEFRRNLSQFGAVKVRSTDGAKGGVETLQIEVNKDNYESILKLFKKALIENGRGYDAKDDRMSNNPNQMNIQSMYSDIELDANGIETEFQAAFEDLLWFINQHFANTGKGDFEGEKVKFIFNRDTLVNEAEVIESLSKSTDLSLETRISQHPYVDDVQRELERIKKERQEMMELYDGYGATFTKKQGDLDVQE; encoded by the coding sequence ATGGCTGGTTATTTTCCGTTCCAAGGCATCGAGACCGAAACCGAACGATTAAATACAATTATTTCAAATGGTGCAAAAACGGCATTAAGCGAAATTCGAGTTCTTGAGAAAGAAATTCAGAAATTCAAGCAATCAGAAAAGTTAAAGTGGATGAAAATTGGTATTGATTACTACAATGGTGATCAAGACATTATGAAGCGCGAGAGAAAAGTAATCGGTAAAGGTGGTCGCTTAGAGCGAGTAGACAATTTACCTAACAATCGAGTACTTGATAATCAATATGCGAAGTTAGTTGACCAAAAGGTAAACTACCAACTAGGCCAACCTTTAACCATTGAGACTGATAATGAAACATATTTAAAACTTCTACAAGAGGTATTCAATAAACGGTTTCATCGCACCCTAAGGAATATTGGTGAGGATGCACTAAACTCTGGCATTAGCTACCTACACCCGTACTATAACGAAGATGGCGAATTTACATTTAGGCACTTTAAAAGTTATGAAATTCTGCCGTTTTGGCGTGATTCAGCACATACCGAATTAGATGCATTCGTACATCTATACAGCATTAATATGTATGAAGGTGAAACAGAGGTAAAACGAGAATATGCCGATTTGTATAGTAAAGATGGGATAACGAGTTATGTATGGTTCAATGGTCGTTTGGTTCCTGATGTAGAAAAAGCGCCATCGCCATATTTAATAGCGGTTGATGACGAGGGTAAAGAGTATTCCATGAATTGGAAACGAATCCCCCTAATTCCGTTTAAGTTCAACTCTAAAGAGCAACCATTGATCAAACGCGTTAAGTCATTACAGGATGGTATCAACACGATGCTAAGTGACTTTCAAAATAATATGCAGGAGGATGCTCGTTCTACTATCATAGTGCTACATAATTATGATGGGCAGGATTTAGGTGAGTTTAGACGTAACCTTTCACAGTTTGGTGCTGTTAAAGTTAGAAGCACAGATGGTGCAAAGGGTGGTGTAGAAACCCTTCAAATTGAAGTTAACAAAGATAACTATGAATCTATCTTGAAGTTGTTTAAAAAGGCGCTTATTGAAAACGGGCGCGGGTACGATGCTAAAGATGATCGAATGAGTAACAACCCTAACCAAATGAATATTCAATCAATGTACAGCGACATTGAATTGGATGCAAACGGCATCGAGACTGAATTTCAAGCAGCATTTGAAGATTTACTTTGGTTCATTAATCAACACTTTGCAAATACCGGGAAAGGCGATTTTGAGGGTGAAAAGGTTAAATTCATCTTTAACAGGGATACGTTAGTAAATGAAGCAGAGGTAATCGAAAGTTTAAGTAAATCAACCGATTTATCACTAGAAACTCGTATTTCTCAGCATCCTTATGTTGATGATGTCCAGAGGGAGCTAGAACGCATCAAAAAAGAACGCCAAGAAATGATGGAACTATATGATGGCTATGGAGCTACTTTCACTAAAAAACAAGGTGATCTAGATGTCCAAGAGTAG
- a CDS encoding replicative helicase loader/inhibitor has translation MTKSEIKVLLQWATANFPNMQERDMRPTAALWEKMLADMPYHVAENALMKVLATAKFFPTVAEIRAAAVEITQPAMPTAAEAWGEVVTAISRYGYYREVEALESLSPTVAQVVRFIGWKDICTSEEPDIIRAQFRKAYETHSAREREMAQIPSDVRQLISSVVKALPSIN, from the coding sequence ATGACCAAATCTGAGATTAAAGTCTTACTACAGTGGGCTACAGCAAACTTCCCGAACATGCAGGAACGTGACATGAGACCAACGGCAGCACTCTGGGAAAAGATGTTGGCGGATATGCCTTACCACGTTGCAGAAAATGCACTCATGAAAGTGCTGGCTACAGCTAAGTTTTTTCCGACCGTTGCCGAGATACGTGCGGCTGCAGTAGAGATTACCCAACCGGCTATGCCTACGGCTGCAGAAGCATGGGGTGAGGTTGTTACGGCCATTAGCCGCTATGGCTACTATCGGGAGGTTGAGGCTTTAGAAAGCTTATCGCCTACGGTGGCCCAGGTTGTGCGCTTTATCGGCTGGAAAGATATATGCACCAGTGAGGAACCGGACATTATTCGTGCACAGTTCCGCAAGGCCTACGAGACACATTCGGCTAGGGAGAGGGAAATGGCCCAAATACCAAGTGATGTTCGGCAATTAATTAGCTCGGTTGTAAAAGCGTTGCCAAGTATCAATTAG
- a CDS encoding DUF3307 domain-containing protein translates to MENVLWVLLAHYVADYPLQGDFLAQTKGKYWYSLLAHSMIYALCVSLCFELLGVFATWKFYVLFVSHVFIDYRKATAKNKEKALTTYLYIDQSLHITINFLLYVA, encoded by the coding sequence ATGGAAAATGTTTTATGGGTTTTACTTGCCCATTATGTAGCTGATTACCCCTTACAAGGAGATTTTTTGGCACAAACAAAAGGTAAGTATTGGTATAGCTTGTTGGCACACAGTATGATATATGCTTTATGTGTTAGTTTATGCTTTGAGTTACTTGGAGTATTTGCCACGTGGAAGTTCTATGTTTTATTCGTTAGTCATGTATTTATCGACTATAGAAAAGCAACTGCAAAAAATAAAGAAAAAGCATTAACAACATATCTGTATATAGACCAAAGCTTGCATATAACAATTAACTTTTTGTTGTATGTCGCATAA
- a CDS encoding DnaD domain protein yields MNYLTEILAFTEWKEVNQLPASAIALWYELMAICNKTGWRQEFTVPNGLLQIKAGISRKEFDRARQLLIQAGRIQYKKSGRVNQAGKYILIPFVQKGQQKGQQTVQQEGQQKGQRMEHSGGNERGTLYKRKLKQNINNNNNDNNAREDFQILAIFEKEFSRPLSPIEVDRIMYWLNQDQLSDELILEALKRAVMMGKLKFGYIDAILLDWSKNNLLTIRDIQERDKQFKERKTKTSTTNKSGKDTKNGFASKVPKAYASLEDWAEEDY; encoded by the coding sequence ATGAATTACCTGACAGAGATTTTAGCTTTTACCGAATGGAAGGAAGTAAACCAGCTTCCTGCCAGTGCAATTGCATTATGGTATGAATTGATGGCCATTTGTAATAAGACTGGGTGGCGGCAGGAATTTACTGTTCCAAACGGTTTGCTACAAATCAAGGCTGGAATTAGCAGAAAAGAGTTTGATAGAGCTCGGCAACTGCTTATCCAGGCTGGCAGGATTCAATACAAAAAATCAGGCCGAGTAAATCAGGCAGGTAAATATATATTAATTCCGTTTGTTCAAAAGGGGCAACAGAAGGGACAACAAACGGTACAACAGGAAGGGCAACAGAAGGGGCAACGAATGGAACACAGCGGGGGCAACGAGAGGGGAACATTATATAAACGTAAACTAAAACAAAACATAAATAATAATAATAATGACAATAACGCGCGCGAAGATTTTCAGATTTTAGCAATCTTCGAAAAAGAATTTTCTCGTCCGTTGTCACCGATAGAAGTAGATCGCATTATGTACTGGTTAAATCAGGATCAGTTATCCGATGAGTTAATACTTGAGGCACTGAAACGTGCTGTGATGATGGGAAAGCTAAAATTCGGGTACATTGACGCTATTTTATTAGACTGGAGTAAAAATAATCTGCTTACTATCAGGGATATTCAGGAACGGGACAAGCAGTTTAAGGAGCGCAAGACAAAAACCAGTACAACAAACAAAAGCGGCAAAGATACCAAAAATGGTTTTGCTAGTAAAGTACCCAAGGCTTATGCAAGTCTTGAAGATTGGGCAGAGGAGGATTATTAA
- a CDS encoding 3D domain-containing protein — protein sequence MTRLILTLVITIFAVLYTQSQPQYTEQGPPVPQATEPSRGSERVQTLTMEATAYCHTGSMTYTETWPVAGRTIAVDPEVIPLGSHVWVEGFGWMIAEDTGGAIKGNIIDIYMDTREEALQWGRRDVLVIIPEQP from the coding sequence GTGACTAGGTTAATACTGACCCTAGTTATCACTATCTTTGCTGTTTTATACACCCAGAGCCAACCACAATATACAGAGCAGGGCCCGCCGGTACCACAAGCAACAGAACCATCGCGGGGATCTGAACGAGTACAAACTTTAACGATGGAAGCCACAGCCTATTGCCACACTGGCAGCATGACATATACAGAGACCTGGCCGGTGGCCGGAAGAACCATTGCTGTAGATCCAGAGGTAATACCCCTTGGCTCACATGTATGGGTCGAAGGTTTTGGGTGGATGATAGCAGAGGACACCGGTGGAGCGATCAAAGGCAACATAATTGATATTTATATGGACACCAGGGAAGAGGCCCTGCAGTGGGGCAGGCGTGATGTTTTAGTCATAATCCCAGAACAACCTTAA
- the dcm gene encoding DNA (cytosine-5-)-methyltransferase gives MLTHLSLFTGIGGIDLAAEWAGFETVGQVEFADYPTKVLEKHWPDVPRWRDIRTVTKESFYGKTGLRTVDLITGGFPCQPFSVAGRRKGKEDDRYLWPEMLGVIRMLQPSWVLAENVAGLLSIDDGKRISEIKQSLESENYETTIILSPACNYGAPFEGKRVFIVATSKSGRYRGRTSKKCGIKQRLLVKDEQQRYPAWGEAERRLVQTIRCQEALPSNLRSDYGFPDWVDRIKCLGNAVVPQQVYPILKAIAEVS, from the coding sequence ATGCTAACGCACCTCAGTTTATTTACAGGTATCGGTGGTATAGATTTAGCAGCAGAATGGGCAGGGTTTGAAACAGTTGGACAAGTTGAATTTGCTGACTATCCAACTAAGGTATTAGAAAAACACTGGCCCGATGTGCCGAGGTGGAGGGATATTAGAACGGTCACAAAGGAGAGTTTTTATGGAAAAACAGGATTGCGAACAGTTGACCTTATTACGGGGGGGTTCCCGTGCCAGCCATTTAGCGTTGCCGGTCGGAGAAAAGGAAAAGAAGATGACCGCTATTTGTGGCCAGAGATGCTCGGAGTTATCAGAATGTTACAGCCCTCTTGGGTGCTTGCTGAAAATGTTGCAGGGCTACTCTCTATTGATGACGGAAAGCGAATCAGCGAAATCAAACAATCTTTGGAAAGCGAAAACTACGAAACAACAATTATCTTATCACCAGCATGTAACTATGGGGCGCCTTTTGAGGGGAAACGAGTTTTCATCGTTGCCACGTCCAAGAGTGGCAGATACAGAGGGCGCACCAGTAAAAAATGCGGAATTAAACAACGGTTGTTGGTCAAGGATGAACAACAAAGGTATCCGGCATGGGGTGAAGCTGAAAGACGCCTTGTTCAAACTATACGGTGTCAAGAAGCCTTACCCAGCAATTTACGAAGCGATTATGGGTTTCCCGATTGGGTGGACCGAATTAAATGCCTAGGCAATGCAGTAGTACCGCAACAGGTATACCCAATACTAAAAGCTATCGCGGAGGTTAGTTAA
- a CDS encoding PBSX family phage terminase large subunit — MHGNIQRVNGSGLSVTYCEEAYEILNEDDFNMLDESIRGAAPEGLFKQITLTLNPWNERHWIKKRFFDVEKDPDILAKTTNYLCNEFLDEADKRVFERMKRDNPRRYQVAGLGNWGIVDGLVFENWEERKFDIKKLLRERKHMKTFFGLDFGYTNDPTAFFAGAVDEEAKEIYVFDEMYEYALTNRMIYEEISKLGYEKERIRADSAEPKSIDDLYELGLKGIMKARKGKDSVNNGIQTIQDYKIIIHPSCVNFLTEITNYTWDEDKFGKKINKPIDDFNHLMDAMRYALEDIKGELFSFD, encoded by the coding sequence CTGCATGGAAACATACAGAGGGTAAACGGAAGCGGTTTATCCGTAACATATTGCGAAGAAGCATACGAGATTCTGAACGAAGATGACTTCAATATGCTAGATGAATCAATCCGTGGTGCAGCACCTGAAGGATTGTTTAAACAAATTACGCTTACTTTAAACCCATGGAATGAACGCCATTGGATTAAAAAGCGTTTTTTTGATGTTGAAAAAGACCCTGATATCCTAGCAAAAACCACAAATTACTTGTGTAATGAGTTCCTGGATGAGGCCGACAAGCGTGTTTTTGAACGCATGAAACGGGATAACCCAAGACGCTATCAGGTTGCTGGTTTAGGCAATTGGGGGATTGTTGACGGGTTAGTGTTTGAGAATTGGGAAGAGCGTAAATTTGATATCAAGAAATTGCTTCGGGAACGCAAACACATGAAAACATTCTTCGGCCTTGATTTCGGTTATACGAATGACCCTACCGCCTTTTTTGCCGGGGCAGTAGATGAAGAGGCAAAAGAGATCTATGTGTTTGACGAGATGTATGAATACGCATTAACCAACCGAATGATTTATGAAGAAATTTCTAAATTAGGTTATGAAAAAGAGCGTATTCGTGCAGATAGCGCTGAACCGAAGTCCATTGATGATTTATATGAGTTGGGCTTGAAAGGCATTATGAAGGCGCGTAAAGGCAAAGACAGTGTCAATAACGGCATTCAAACCATCCAAGATTATAAAATAATCATTCATCCTTCATGTGTTAATTTTTTAACTGAAATTACGAACTATACTTGGGATGAAGACAAGTTTGGTAAGAAAATCAACAAGCCGATTGATGACTTTAACCACTTAATGGATGCAATGCGGTACGCGTTGGAAGACATTAAAGGCGAATTATTCAGTTTTGACTAG
- a CDS encoding NUMOD4 motif-containing HNH endonuclease, which yields MTGNSERDGLKRRMIGKSAAKLLGINNRLWYHILTKYKGRKSTVTEIWKDIEGFEGFYQISNYGRVKSLGGWCGTAKRKERIRAVHLTHDGYEKVRLIHGGKDKTVRVHRLVAEAFIPNPENKDTVNHKDGNKRNNHVSNLEWVDRSEQMIHAYKLGLKTSRVGSKNKNAKLTAEQVREIRNSYIPYSREFGTVALAKKYGVTNRVIGLIVRGKSYENVK from the coding sequence GTGACTGGTAACAGTGAGCGTGATGGTTTGAAAAGAAGAATGATTGGGAAATCAGCAGCGAAGTTACTTGGCATTAATAATCGGTTGTGGTACCATATACTTACGAAGTATAAGGGAAGGAAGAGTACTGTGACCGAAATTTGGAAAGACATTGAAGGGTTTGAAGGTTTTTATCAAATAAGCAATTATGGACGAGTTAAAAGTCTTGGCGGTTGGTGTGGAACCGCGAAACGAAAAGAAAGAATTCGAGCAGTTCATTTGACACATGATGGTTATGAAAAAGTAAGACTGATTCACGGAGGGAAAGATAAAACCGTACGAGTCCATCGTTTAGTTGCAGAAGCCTTCATACCCAATCCTGAGAACAAAGATACTGTAAATCATAAAGATGGAAACAAGCGAAACAATCATGTTTCTAATCTTGAATGGGTTGACAGGTCGGAGCAAATGATACACGCATATAAATTAGGATTGAAAACTTCAAGAGTCGGCTCCAAAAATAAAAACGCTAAACTTACCGCTGAGCAAGTTAGAGAGATTCGAAATTCATATATCCCGTATAGTCGTGAATTTGGGACAGTTGCACTAGCTAAGAAATATGGGGTAACGAATAGAGTAATAGGATTAATTGTCAGAGGTAAGTCATATGAAAATGTCAAGTAA